tacatcttctttggagaaatgtctattcagatcctttgtgcatttttaattgggttatttgcctttttattattgagttgtaagagttctttatgtattctaaatacaagtcctttatcagatacatgatttgaaaatattttctcccattctgtaggctgtcttttcactttcttgaaagtatccacaaaagtttttaatttttatgaagtccaatttatctattttttattttgttgcttataATAATCCCACTTTACATATGAAAAAAACTGAGGCAGGTTTTTAGCAACTTGCCCGAGAACACATAATAGCAACtgacagagccaagattcaaTCCCAGGTCTACAGACTTCAAAGTTTCCTTTGAGGGCTTGAGGAAGTCACCCTGAGCAGGGACTGTGTCTCCTGCGGTCCTGCCTGAACTGGGGCAGGTCCCCAAGCCCTGGGAGAATGCTTATTCCTACCCCTGCCCATGGGAGTCAGGAATGGCCCCAGTATCAGGCCCTGGCAATGAAATGTGCCCCAGATGCAGATACCTGAACCACCCCTCTGCAAGTCTCACAAGGCATAGAAGAGAAACTCTCCCACTTGGACAGTTTCCATACAGTGTGGCCTGTGGCATGTGGCAGGTGGATGGACAAAAGAAACCTCTCAATCTAGGACCCACCAACTCACCAGAGACCAGGAGTTCACCCACCAATATTCAGAGATTCTTACAAAATCCTTCATGCTCTACTTTAATGTTTCCCACACGTCACCTCATTTTTCTCTATAaatattcattccttcaacaaatgtaTATCTAGGCACCTATTCAATGAAAAGCACTGAGCCAAGAAACTGGGAGATAAAGTGTTTTTCTCTTTGGATCACCCTGGGAAAATGGAGGAACTACTGACCCTGGTCTAGAGGTGAGAAATGGAAGTATCAGAACGTTTCATAACTTGACCAAGGTGACAAAACCAGACAGTGGTGACCCAATAAAGCCCAGATCCCGGGGCCCTACATCCAGGCTCTGTCTACACCACAATGAACATCATCAGTCAGTGGGGTCAAATTCACGGTTATCTCTGCCTTCGTTTCCCATCTAAGAATGGGACTCACCCATTAGAAAAATATCACTCAAACCCGAGAACACAAAGCCGGCTGTAAGTGGGTCTCACAGCAACCATTCCTTTTGCCCCTTCTGCAGAAACAACATGGTAGCTCCACTACTTCAGAAACGATCTACTATGGTGCTGGCTTGGCAATCTGGCTTCCCGGATTCCAtcttttgattattattattttacgaCTAATTTTCCAGTCAAATCCTTTATTTGTGCAAAAGCCCATCCAGCCTTGAGCACTTTCTTCTTGTCTTTGAattttatctctctttttaattaaagaaaacccacacacataaggCAGCACAAACTAGGTCAGCATCAAAGACTTCCCTTCACAAAGAGTAGTTCTACAGCGATTAACCCTAGCACTGCCACTGATGCAGGGGGAGACTTTGTCCAGGTTACTTCACCTCCCTAGGCTCAGTATTTTTCTCTCAAATAAATGGTTTAGGCTCCGCTCACCTGAAAGCCCCTTCCAGCTCTTAAAATTCTTGGGTCCTCATTTAGGCCTGAGTCACAAAAACGTAACTATATATTCCTAGGATGGGATGGTAGCCAAGTTGCACAATGACGTCAAATGCAAACCAAGGGTGCACTCCACCTGTTCTTGAGGATGACAGgcacatttattgagcccctgtTGTGTGTCAGAAACCTCATGTTTAATCTGCCATCACCGCTGTGAAGGAGCAGTCAGAGGAATTCCTTTTAAATATAAGCCAGATCATATCATTTCTCTGTGCAAAACCCTCCAAGGGCTTCCTTCTCAGGTAGAGTCAAAGCCAAAATCCTGACAATGACCTACAAGGTCCTTCATGACCCGCCCTCTCTCCATCCCCTCTGCCCGCTCTCTCCCCAGGTCACTCCATTCCAGCCACACCGCTCTCCTCGCTGTTCCACGGACGCACCaggcacgctctcacctctcggCCTTTGctcttgttccctctgcctgggactctcttccTCTAGACCAGTAGTCCTCAACCAGGGGACAATTTCACTTCCCAGGggacaatatctggagacatttttggctgtTACAACAGGAGAGAGGCAACTACTGgcacctagtgggtagaggccagggatgctgctaaacatccaacAACGCACAGGACAgaaccccacaacaaagaattaccccACCCACAATGTCAGCAGTGCCGACATTGAGAAACCCTGACCTAGATGGTGTTATGAcaccctccctcacttcctttagGTTTCTGCTCTGCCTtccatatataaaacagagaaCTACCCAACTCAGCAGTCTGTCTCCTTTCTGTCTTAGGTTGCTCCCCGGAACTTAGCACCCTCTAACTCTAGTCATCTCTCTTTCCAGCTAGAACGTAAGCTCCCTGAGGGTGGGGactttgtctgtcttctttgctGCCATGTTTCCCAGCACCTGACAGAGGTGCTGAACAAATAAATCAATTGTCTACATTTCACaattgtggaaactgaggctcagttaaGCTAAGCAGCTTACTCAAAATCCCTGTGATGGATGCTATCCCTCCAGGGCTGAGGCCGCCAGCACTGTGAACTACTGAGCTTCACAGCTGAGTCCTGCTTCAGGCATTTGCCCTCAGCTGAGAGCTGCCTTGTCAAAGCTGCCAGCCCTTCCCTGGGAGCCCACATCCAGTGACTGGACAATGGGGATACAAAGGTCTGGCTCCTTTGTCTCAAGCTGGGACGACTCTCAAGGACCACTCCAGCCCCAGGACTCCCCATGGCATCAGCCGAGGCCTCTGTTGCAACTGCACCACGACGcgacttctccctctgccccatCCTGCTTCTCTCACTCCCGTAGAGGCATTCTTCCCGAGCACACACCCCTATAAACCTCCCCCACACAAAGTTAGGTCACAGAACATGTTACTAGGGGAATCTGACCTTTGATGGTCACACAGCTCAAAGGTGGCAGAACTTGAATGCTAACTCAGACTTGATCAACCTGAACATCCCTATTCTTTCTGCTCTTCCATACTGCCTCAGCCTTGACTTTGATCAGCCACAGGTAGGCTAGGGGCTGGGGATACCCAGATGAACATGACAGAGTCCTTGTCTTTGAGACACTGCAATCCTCAAGGAGAAACAGCTCCCCCATCCAATTCACTGGTGGGAACAGAGTGCCAAGGGCAGAATGGACCAAGCACTGGAGGATCCCATGGGCAGCCTCACTAGGACATACTGCCTTAGGATCTAGACCACAAAAAGACCTCCTGCCAAATGTCAACAGAACAGGTCCCCTCCCCCAGACTCGGGACACAGACCCTGCGACTTCCAGAGAGGATCCCAGCCAGCAGGACCTACAGCAGCCCCTGCCTGGTTCCTTGAGTTCCTTGGGGTAATCCTGGACAAAAGAATTCTGAGGTGTGGTTTCGATAGAAAAGGACACAGACCCCACCCTGGCTGGGGTCTCTTCAGGCTTAGCCTGGTTCTCGATACGTGAAGACCCGATATCCCCCTAAATTCCCCTCCTCTGGCCTCTCCTGGGGCTTGTCTCTGCTCTGATGGCCACCTTTACCTTTACCacagtttcttttccttctttcctatgcCTCCCCCAGTTCCTGAGAGTCTCGAGAAGTTCTCCAAACATACTCACCCTTCCCTCCATAATTCCATTGCCCAGTCCCACGTCCCAGTCCTTCCTTCTGCCACTATTCCTGGCCATTCAGATGCTCAACAAATGtcatgaaaggaaaaaggaagaaaggagggaagggaagagcaaGGAGAGTGGGGAGAAAAAGATCAAATGACCAACTCATGATAGGGAGGCCCTGTATTCATCTGACTTAATTTCTAGGGCCTCCCAAACATCATTTAGGAATTTCTCCATTGCTCCTATATCCTCCAAGGCAGGTCCCTTGCCTCCATCTTACAGCTGGAAACACTGAGGCTCAAGAATAGAGGAGAAAGCTTTCCTGACTACACATTTAGAGGCAGCTGCAAGAGATTCCAATCTTGGGCATCCTAACTGCCTGGCTGTGCTGAGACCCTGGGTGTGAAATACTAATGGGCAGATTCCGCCCACACAATGATCAGAGAGCAGGCgaacagatgctcacagacagaTCAGCGGTGCATCAGCAGGCACCACTCCAGCATTCTTTATCATCCCACCCCCACTGGCTTCAGGTAAGGGCCACCAGGTCCCGGGAGCCATGCAGTTTCCGAGGGGCTACAGCCCTGGTGTCCTCAGGCTGCACCATTCTACACTCATCCTCCTCCCGCCAGCTGAAGAACAGAGGCCAAGCGCCAGCTCTGCTTCCTACCTCAGGAGCCTTGGCCAAGGCCCTTTCCTGCtctggcctcagtctccctgCTTGTCAAATGTGAAAGCTGGACCTGATGAGGTTGGAGATGATGGAAGAAACCTAGACTCTAGAAGGCACCAGCCTTGAGATTGactcctgactctgccacttgccAATGGGGTAAACTTCAGCGAGTtataacctcagttttcttacctggaATGAAAGGCCATCAACACCTCCCTCATGGAGTTGTCACAGGAACTGAACGTGACAATGGATATGAAATACCCGGCACAGAACATGTGTTGGATAAATGTAATAcaaccttccttccctttcccggCAGCCCTGCTTCTCTTAGGCTGAAGGCCtgattcttttttagattttaagcCCTGAAAGCTGGACATGGATACATTCCCCTTAGCAAAATGTCTCTAGCATAAAGACATACTCGAGAAAGAGGTTTGCTGCCCCCGCCCCTGTCCCTGCCCCACGGAGAAGGCACAGCACAGACAGTGGCCATGACGGCCATGACAACGACAGCCAAGAACGCCACAGCGGGCtttgccctccttccctccagcctGGGTGCCTGCCATCTTCATGCATTCCGTTCAGGCTGAAAGTTGGCACTCAGGCACCACAAGCCAGATGTTTGAGTTTTGTTAAGAGCGGCTTAAACAAAGCCTTTAAAACAACAATTCTCAGCCATCAGAGGGACATTCTCTTTCTGGCTTCATCTCTCTAACACACAAGATTTCTTTAagatgaaaagggagagaaaaacaacCCCTCTACAAAgaaggaacatttttaaaaacacatggggggcttccctggtggctcagtggttgagaatctgcctgccaatgcaggagacatgggttcgagccctggcccgggaagatcccacatgccgcggagcaactaggcccgtgagccacaacgactgagcctgcgcgtctggagcctatgctccgccacaagagaggccgcgatagtgagaggcccgcccaccgcgatgaagagtggctccccgctctccgcaactggagaaagccctcgcgcagaaacgaagacccaacacagcccaaaataaataaataaataaaattaaaaaaaccaacaacacatGGATTTTGCCATGATGCTCTGGCCTTTCTGATATCGccaacaaaagagaaaaggaacttAGGGAAAGAGCCAATTTTCTCCAGCCCTTGGCACACACCTGCAGCTCCAGAAGGTGTCTGGAGGAGCCGAGACAGGTGGTGGCCATCTGACAAACTCCCTAAGGCAGAGTTTAAAGGGATACATACGTGGATGACATTGGTGAGTTGGAGAATCTGTCTCCTTCTCCCTCCTGACCCCTCTTCTCCCAGTGGAAACTGCCAAAAGGGTGCCTCTGAGAAGGACAAAGCCTGCCCCTCCACCTCCCTGCATGTTGGCACCTGGAAGGGAGACCTGAGGTTGGATGCCCTTTGCAGTCTAGAAGTGATCCTTCCCAAGAGAGGTGATACTGAAGGGAACACGCACGTGATGCAAAGCCACCCAGAAGTCTGTCATGAACACAGCTGTACATTTCTAAAAGCCAGTGACAACACATAAATACCTACTACTGTGAGTTAAATACCAGATTCCTAGAGACTGCTAGGCCTGGCGTAGCTTTAAGAACAGACCCTGTCTAGTAAGAGCCGTAAGAGGAACCTCGTGCTCAAAAGGAGAACAAAAGTTCCAGTGACAGTCAAGTGGCTCCTGTCAGACCTGTCCTCCCACACATAACAACTATAAactcagaggacttccctggtgctgcaactgagagtttgcatgccacaaggagcccacctgctgcaactaagacccagtgcatccaaataaataaatatattttttaaaaacctataaatgctggataaaatattttaaaactacctAAAGACACTGGTAAAACAAAAAGCAGGCAGAAATCAGAGAGTAATTGACACTTGGAAGAAGGACAATGGGtgtatttcatgtttttaaaggaTTCCTCCTGAGGGAAGACCACAGTCAGCGTCCTACAGGATAGTTCAATTTTTAGGAAACCTGCAGCCTTAGTGGCTTGAAGAATCAGAGAAAGTGTGGATGAACACAGCAGCTGAAAGTGATGGCAGAAATTCCAGAAAGGAGAGAGCCACAGAGATTAAGCTCTAACGTCTATGTATAAACTCTACCCAAATCTCTGGCTGATCCTTCAACATACATGCACAGGGAAGGCTCCAAAAAGCCCAGCTAAGATGACCAGAACTGGACCAAGATTCCAGCTGCTGCCCACCAGAGAGGAGATAAAAGTTTGAAGTGTGAGTTcagccaaattaaaaacaaaaatcggCACTCTTTAGAGGAATATAGTAAGATCCAAAGTCTCTCCAATATATCATTCACAATGTCTAGGATATAATCCAAAAGTACTAGAcatatgaagaaacaggaaaatatcaCCATAATCAAAGAGAAATCAGTACAGACCAATGGTGAGATGACATTGTGGCTTTAATGGACATAAAAGTGACCCTGGAATAAGAAGTCACTTTTCAGGGGAAGCTCTGACTCTGAGATCAGACAGACCTGGACTTgtgtcccagctccaccactcccagctctgtgacctgggaCAGCCCTtctacttctctgagcttcacctTCCTCATCTACCAAAAGACAGTAACACTGCCTTCCTCCCATGATTATTATGGaaccaaacagaaaaatgaacatgaAAGCACCTGGAATGGCATTTGGTACACAGTATGAGCTCAATAACTTTGTTGACCCTAAATAATGATTCCCAAGTCAACAGTGCGTCTTCACCCTTACCTCAGGAGGCTTTAAGCCCCTTGACATTCCATGTCCTTTGGTTCTTAAAATGGGAATGTTCCACATTGTATAACCTGAGCTCTGGGGAAAATTTTCTGATACATTCTAAGGGACAGTCCCACCCATCTAAGTCAGAAGAATGCACACATCTAGCCCTATCTTCAGTAGGACCTTGGAAGAGATCAAGAGAAAGCAGTAAGGCCCCCTACCTAGAAATCACTTTATTAAGTGGTTGTTTGAACAAAACCCTGCCTCCTCCAAGCTCTGGACCCTAAATTCCCACCCTCAACTAGGAATGTGTTGATCAGGAACTGAGTTACCCAGATAGTTTATAGGATTAGATGTTGTTCAAGTTGGAAGAGACTGAGAGTTGACTTGGTCTAATCTCTTCATTTCAGACATGGGGAATCTAAAGCCCAAGAAGGAGAGGTGATTGAGGTTGATTCCCAcggaaaattaataaaagaatctACCACCTCGACACAACACCTTAGAGGATTACAGACACATAttcattcataattttatttcagtCATATCACAGTTTATGAGCTGTATGAGTAAGTATGAGAGGGGTTGATGGAAGGGAAAgccattcccatttttcagatgaggcaactgagccCTAACAGGTGATGTGAACTTTTTCCATGACACCCAGACAAGCAGTGTCTACTTGGGGCTCATCCCTACTTTCTCCATCCCTGATCCTCAGACATAAGCCATTTTTATTAGACCTTGTACCTGTGAATGCAATGCTTGGAGTCCATCCCAAGTGGAGGAAACTGGACAGAAGGTGGAACTATCCAGGAGGAACCATGCTGGGGAGGTGACAGGGACAAGGCACTATCTGTCAGCCATGGGAGCAAAGCCAGTCAGattcccatcccaccccacctctaCTGGGACCCATAAAATTTCAGGGGCTTTGACCTTGGGGTGGCCTTTGGGATGTCCCTCTGGGCTGCTAGGATTGGATTTATGTGAAGTATCTCACCACCTTCAGACTGTGGGCCCCACCTGGAAGACTGGAAAAAACTCAAAAAGAAGCCTCTTGGACAAGtgagagtctctctctctctctctctctctctgtcgctctctgtctctctctctctctctccctggaagGCCAGCTAAGCCTCTCCATTATGGCTGTGTGCCCCCCAAGGCTGGAGAATGTGCCCCCTCTCTGCCTTCACCTCCCTTCCGTTGGGTACCCAGCCAAGGCCAGGCCACAGGGAGACCAAATTAGGATTTGTGGGCTGGACCCTCCCTCTGATGCCTGAGGAGTCCCTGCCCCCTCACTGGACAACACTTGTCCACTTGTCCAGGGCACAGACAACTTCCCACAAAGCTAGTGGTCTGGGTGCTAAGGCCCAGGCTCCCTATGCTCTCTCCAGCCCCACTAGCACCTCTGCCTCCCCCAACTGTGCCCCCAACCCTTCAGAGCAGTCCTCcagccttccccaccccccaccatgcTGCTATTCTGAGCTGCTCATAAATTGCCAAGTTTGactcatttttcttcataaatcCAGAGCTTCCAGCCTCCTGTTTGACTTGTGTTCCCGAATTATCCATGAAATTCTCAATGGCTCACTCAATAGCCAAGCAGAGGTCCCCCTCAGCCTCTACGAAAAGCCACCAGAGGCTGAGACGAGTGATGCTGGGGGATCCAAAGACAGGGGGTGTCCAGGCTCTGGAGAGGCGGCAAACTTCAGAGACATGACAGGAAACTTAAAGAGTGAGGGGAAGCAACTGGCCAGGTCTGGAGAAGCCATTCTGCCACCACCAAAGGAAGTGGAATCAGAGAGGGAAACGGACTtagctgaggtcacacagcctgttCTTGGAATAATGATAAGCCCTTTGGCATTTGTTTGAATCCAGGATCATCAATACAGAGAACATTAAGACCAGAAGAAACTACAGATtcacttgatttttcttttagaatttgtgtgtgtgtgttaaaatatacataacatacattTGCATTACTGtacaactatcaccaccatcTATCTCCAAAGCTTCACCCGATTTTACAGACTGAAAACCCAAGAGCAGAAAGACCAGAGGACCAGCTCAGGGCTACATAGCAAGTCTGTAGCAGAGGCCAGGTTAGCATTTGTCCAACAAAGTGTCGCCCAGAGGCAGACACACCTGTGGGGACAGAGGCTGAGTACATGCTACAGAAGAGAAAGGGCTCCTCCACAACtcttccccccccgccccccacaggGCCCTCACCTGACAGGCAGCCCCGCCTCCTGTGCACCTGCTCATCCCCTTCCTCCATGAACTTGAGAAATGGCCCCAGCTGCATCTGAGCCAGCAAACACAGCCGGGGTCTCAGCCCCCGGTGGGATTATGGAAGCCATCCATCCCCGGATGAGAGCTTAAACACATCTACATAATCAGCTCCCCTTGACCCTGCTGCTCCCACCATTTCTCATGAAACCTCACTGAGgctctgattctttctttttttctttaatcaaaaaCATGAACCGacaccacccctcctcccccaagtcAGGGGAAGGGTGGTGCTATTTAGACCCAGGACTTCGGTATGACACAGGCTAGATTAGACCCTGGGAGGGGGACAGTGATAAAATACATCTCcccaacacacacgcacacacatacacacacacacgtgtgagcATTTAATTACCATGAGAAATTGCTTCCTGACAATAAATGCCACcccactctctctcttctccagccAGACGGCTTTTGCTGGAATATTTGTCCCCATAATGAGTCCTCAGCTTCTCCCTGAATAATTCATACATAGGTAGGGCTGGGTCTTGTAGGGAGGTTTGGGATGAAGTGGAGGAGTCAGGGAAAGCCCCCAGGGCTGGCCAAGGTAGGGACTCAGGCCAGTCTACcaggggtgggaagggagaaCATCTCTCTGAAAAGAGGACATTTAAGCTGACAgctgaaagttttaaaaacccAGTCATGagaagaggggggaggggaaggcattCACAGCAGAGGGAAAAGCATGTGCTAAGGTTCCAAACCTGGGCCACAGGTCTCAGGCCACCTGCACCCCCTTGTCCAAATCTGTCTCTTCTTGGAAGGATTTCCCTCTGCCCTGCTCACCACTGCCTCCTATCCATGAACAGTTAAACAGTGCTTCATAGCTAGCAAGGAGTTACCCCACAATCACCTGTGAGATGGATCAGGAAACGTtcctttagagatgaggaagttGCAGGTTAGAGGGTCAGAGGACCCTCCTGCCAGAGGACCCTGCATTCCCACTGCCCACCGGGCTCTTTGTGGTAAGTCAGGGTCCCTGAGAGACACTCTCCTGCAGAATAGCCCAGCAAGAAAGGTACAGGCTCTggaatcatactccctgacttcacatcCTAGCTCCTTCCCTTACTAGCTGTACCTCCGGGGCAGTTCACTCCACCTGTCCCAGCCTCCCTTTCCTCACCGGTAAAATGAGGTTAGTATTTTTCCCCACTGGATAAAGTTGCTCTGTAGAGTAAACACATGGCACGGTGCCCAGCACATAGCAAGCACTCAGAAATAACATAAATAAGATTAGTACTATTCAGGTTCAGGCACAAGACAAGATTGGGTTTTTAATTtgtcttaaaaatgaaatacacacCCTCCAATCCACACATTCACAGTTTTTATATAAACCAAACACTGTCTCCATCCtattccccttcctccccaccctctgtGAATGGCTGAAACTATTGGCCACTGCCCCATGGGAAGAAAGCCCCAGGTTGCTGTGATGACCCATTAAGATGACATACAGAGTGGCTCTGCACACTGGATGGGGCCACACAAATGGTCTTTGTTGATGAACATGTTCTTAAAGCACCAACCTCATTATCTGATGCTCCTGGGCCCTACTGGTCCCTCTACCTCTATTTTTCAGTTGTAAGCAAGCAGCCATATAGCTGCAACCAAAGTCACGGACAGACTTTTGTGTTGTAATCAAATGAAACTTGCAGCAAAGCTAATCAGCCACACGCAGGAGCTGTGGGTTATGATTATTTTGCTACTTGGAGATAAAAGCTCATTGGAAAGCAACAGCTCAGAGAGGAAGtgcttctgtttctctccttTGTCAGCTCTTCTGAATCTCTCAGTGAGGGTGGCATTAGATTGAATCCGTATCACAGACACATATGCTGACATTCATGCTCAAGAAATTCCCGACCCTGGATCCATCATCATCCAGGGCTCCCtggggcccccaccccacccagcacACAGGTTGAGTCTCCTTGGGTCTGCAAGTGGGTCTCTTTCATCCCTCCCTTCGTAAGGGTGTCTAGAATGTCAGCTCACCCATCAGTCTCAGGGAAGGCGGTACAGAGGACATCGATCCTGAATTAGAATGTCTTGGATTCAAATCTTGGCTCAGGCTTTTTCCTCTGCCGTCACACACGCCGAGCCCTCCTCGTTGGTCGCTGTGTCCTTGGCTGGTGTGAAAATGGCCACAAACTTTCTAGTGCACGAGAAGATCTGGTTTGACAAGTTCAAATATGATGATGCAGAAAGGAAATTCTACCAGCAGATGAACGGGTCCGTGGCTGGCTCCTCACGCCAGGAGAACGGCATCAGCGTGATCCTCCGTGACATCACGAGAGCCAGAGAAAACATCCAGAAGTCCCTGGCTGGAAGCTCAGGCCCTGGGGCCTCCAGTGGGCCCGGTGGAGACCACAGTGAGCTTGTCATCCAGATTGCCAGCCTGGAAGAGGAGAACCAGAGCCTGCGAGGGGTGGTGCAGGATCTGCAGCAGGCTGTCTCCAAGCTGGAGGCCTGGCTGAGTGCGCTAGAGAAAAGCTCTCCCGCCCACCCGGCCACAGCTCCACAGACCCAGCACGTGTCTCCCGTGCACCAAGTGGAGCCCCCCACCAGGAAGGCGGTCACCGTCACAGAGGACGACAAGGACAATGACAAT
Above is a genomic segment from Mesoplodon densirostris isolate mMesDen1 chromosome 18, mMesDen1 primary haplotype, whole genome shotgun sequence containing:
- the LOC132478536 gene encoding elongation factor 1-delta-like isoform X2; its protein translation is MATNFLVHEKIWFDKFKYDDAERKFYQQMNGSVAGSSRQENGPGASSGPGGDHSELVIQIASLEEENQSLRGVVQDLQQAVSKLEAWLSALEKSSPAHPATAPQTQHVSPVHQVEPPTRKAVTVTEDDKDNDNDLLGSDEEEDREAARLREERLQQYAEKKVKKPALVAKSSILLDIKPWDDKMDMAQLEACLRSIQMDGLTWGGGASKLVPVGYGTHKLQIQCVVEDDKVGTDLLEEEITKFEEHAQSVDTAAFNKV
- the LOC132478536 gene encoding elongation factor 1-delta-like isoform X1; its protein translation is MATNFLVHEKIWFDKFKYDDAERKFYQQMNGSVAGSSRQENGISVILRDITRARENIQKSLAGSSGPGASSGPGGDHRVVQDLQQAVSKLEAWLSALEKSSPAHPATAPQTQHVSPVHQVEPPTRKAVTVTEDDKDNDNDLLGSDEEEDREAARLREERLQQYAEKKVKKPALVAKSSILLDIKPWDDKMDMAQLEACLRSIQMDGLTWGGGASKLVPVGYGTHKLQIQCVVEDDKVGTDLLEEEITKFEEHAQSVDTAAFNKV
- the LOC132478536 gene encoding elongation factor 1-delta-like isoform X3; the encoded protein is MATNFLVHEKIWFDKFKYDDAERKFYQQMNGSVAGSSRQENGISVILRDITRARENIQKSLAGSSGPGASSGPGGDHSELVIQIASLEEENQSLRGVVQDLQQAVSKLEAWLSALEKSSPAHPATAPQTQHVSPVHQVEPPTRKAVTVTEDDKDNDNDLLGSDEEEDREAARLREERLQQYAEKKVKKPALVAKSSILLDIKPWDDKMDMAQLEACLRSIQMDGLTWGGGASKLVPVGYGTHKLQIQCVVEDDKVGTDLLEEEITKFEEHAQSVDTAAFNKV